One Bacteroidota bacterium DNA window includes the following coding sequences:
- a CDS encoding slipin family protein has product MEMIPIGSVILVIFAVIVLSNSIRVLREYERGVIFRLGRLIAAKGPGVIFLIPIVDRIVKVSLRTVVLDVPTQDVITRDNVSIKVNAVIYFRVVHPEKAIVEVENFLFATSQLSQTTLRSVLGQSEMDELLAQRDKINAKLQQIIDEHAEPWGIKVSNVEVKQIDLPIEMQRAMAKQAEAERERRAKVVHAEGEFQASQKLLEAANIISMNPVSLQLRFLQTLTEVAVDKNSTILFPVPIDILEPFLERSRKK; this is encoded by the coding sequence ATGGAAATGATTCCGATCGGCTCGGTCATCCTCGTGATTTTTGCGGTCATCGTCCTCAGCAATTCGATTCGCGTCTTGCGGGAATACGAGCGGGGGGTCATCTTCCGCCTCGGAAGACTCATCGCCGCGAAGGGTCCCGGGGTGATCTTCCTCATCCCGATCGTCGACAGGATCGTCAAGGTGAGCCTCCGGACGGTGGTGCTCGACGTCCCCACGCAGGACGTCATCACGCGCGACAACGTCTCCATCAAAGTAAACGCCGTCATCTACTTCAGGGTCGTACACCCGGAAAAAGCGATCGTGGAGGTGGAAAACTTCCTCTTCGCGACCTCGCAACTCTCCCAGACCACCCTCAGGAGCGTGCTGGGGCAGTCGGAAATGGACGAGCTGCTCGCGCAACGCGACAAGATCAACGCCAAGCTCCAGCAGATCATCGATGAGCACGCGGAGCCCTGGGGAATCAAGGTCTCCAATGTCGAAGTAAAACAAATCGATCTCCCAATCGAGATGCAGCGAGCCATGGCGAAACAGGCGGAGGCCGAACGCGAGCGCCGCGCGAAGGTCGTGCACGCCGAGGGCGAGTTCCAGGCAAGCCAGAAGCTCCTGGAGGCTGCGAATATCATCTCGATGAACCCCGTCTCGCTCCAATTGCGGTTTCTGCAGACGCTGACGGAGGTCGCCGTCGACAAGAATTCAACCATCCTCTTCCCCGTTCCGATCGATATTCTTGAGCCGTTCCTCGAGCGCAGCCGCAAAAAGTAA
- a CDS encoding nodulation protein NfeD produces the protein MTILWTLAVSGQSGKVFVVTLDGAINPASADYLHEELQRASGAGAECLVVQLNTPGGLLASTREIVSDFLTSAVPVVVYVSPQGSQAASAGVFVTLAANLAVMAPGTNIGAAHPVSLGEQMDSVMASKVTNDAAAFIRSISEKRHRNVRWAEDAVRHSLSITETEALRQDVIDTIASSTRELLERIDGRTVQTAAGSRVLSTRNAAVVVVEKSFQQRLLGILSDPNIAYLFMMLGFYGLLFELYNPGAILPGIVGFISLVLAFYSLHTLPVNYAGLALILFSIVLFVIELKVPSHGLLTAGGIASLLLGSIMLFRSGSPLDVVSLSWQVILASVLVTSAFFLFAIGMGIRAQRRKPQTGAQGIVGETGEALTELNPDGRIKVHGEIWNATSLDGTIHKGTAVIVAEVENLRLKIRQRV, from the coding sequence TTGACAATTCTCTGGACGCTTGCTGTTTCCGGACAATCGGGGAAGGTCTTCGTCGTGACGTTGGACGGCGCGATCAACCCGGCCTCCGCCGATTATCTCCATGAGGAACTTCAGCGCGCATCCGGCGCCGGGGCCGAGTGCCTCGTCGTCCAGCTCAACACCCCCGGCGGACTCCTGGCGTCGACGCGGGAGATTGTCTCCGACTTCCTCACCTCCGCCGTTCCAGTGGTAGTCTATGTGTCGCCGCAGGGCTCGCAGGCGGCCTCGGCCGGCGTCTTCGTCACTCTCGCGGCCAATCTGGCGGTCATGGCCCCCGGCACGAACATCGGCGCCGCGCACCCGGTGTCGCTCGGAGAGCAGATGGATTCTGTGATGGCGTCGAAGGTGACGAACGATGCCGCGGCCTTCATCAGGTCGATCAGCGAGAAACGCCACCGGAACGTCCGGTGGGCGGAAGACGCGGTCCGGCACAGCCTCTCCATCACGGAAACGGAGGCCCTCCGGCAGGATGTCATCGACACGATCGCCTCTTCCACGCGGGAGCTCCTCGAAAGGATCGACGGGAGAACGGTTCAAACCGCGGCCGGGAGCCGTGTCCTCAGCACCCGGAATGCGGCGGTCGTCGTCGTCGAAAAGTCGTTTCAGCAACGGCTCCTCGGCATCCTGAGCGATCCGAATATCGCCTATTTATTCATGATGCTCGGATTCTACGGCCTCCTCTTCGAGCTCTACAATCCCGGGGCGATCCTCCCCGGAATCGTCGGATTCATTTCGCTCGTCCTCGCCTTCTACTCGCTCCACACGTTGCCGGTGAATTATGCGGGCCTCGCGCTCATCCTGTTTTCGATCGTGCTCTTCGTCATCGAACTCAAAGTGCCCAGCCACGGGCTCCTGACCGCCGGGGGGATCGCATCGCTCCTGCTCGGTTCCATCATGCTCTTTCGAAGCGGCTCACCCCTCGATGTCGTCTCCCTCTCCTGGCAGGTCATACTGGCGTCTGTCCTGGTCACCTCGGCCTTCTTTCTGTTTGCCATCGGGATGGGGATCAGGGCGCAACGGCGGAAACCCCAGACCGGGGCCCAGGGGATCGTCGGGGAGACCGGGGAAGCGTTGACGGAACTGAATCCGGACGGCCGGATCAAGGTGCACGGCGAGATCTGGAACGCGACAAGCCTCGACGGGACGATTCACAAAGGCACCGCCGTCATTGTCGCGGAGGTGGAAAACCTGCGATTAAAAATCCGTCAACGTGTTTAA
- a CDS encoding YCF48-related protein: protein MKKLLLLIVLALLLVSGCEKETPSQAIPNKPPKTYLWLFPDSTIAEGHSSQHIRWWGSDPDGIVKGFLFASGRLPAAAQSVRDTIAWHWTDANDSVIAFPLLVRRDTFQIAVRAVDNTLGQSLPNNATIRFVPAGTPAASYSGTPFWDRNDNGRFDAGDVELPALIGAVDPGRAGIGIPVLNQPPSLVYAQNPNDPGSVMQQPETTFTAASFAWVGSDPDGDQTIANYELALNDPSDSSRWISVPGNVRLVSLVVPRDRSDGLSGVQEVTADVWGGTFATTRRLLGTIGHLKLDTLNKFFVRARDVAGDVSPNAVMPSDSTRHWFVKNPRGRLLIVDDYISPDRDSALAFYRRILPQVGYPDFEVLNIGAGLTAQQKTDSHVGRLVPPFVDPAFLNTLHLFDVVLWYTDPVPSLAVAQYPLFEYVRDASHRGKVIFSTLFATASDPRGAITDFSPLDSISSVNLNTTRLLPALGDTRIPGGYMLFPDSSNPADIFPPLQFNIRLPSNANHSVFMRPIYKRADAQYIYHIQADSRVPLRYAYSSTLSDLLSISGSGGDLWACGTEGTLLHTSDQGATWKRQTGGVNDNLNALQFIDANNGWAAGDGGAILRTNDGGSTWSNISVVTLENLLGIWFTGNDNGVVVGTNGLLIRTTDRGNSWFSSNSHTGKILHAVSFANQQTGIAVGDSGTVIKTTNGGASWRVIPPATPARLNSVRFSSPSTVLAAGSNGTVIVSTDAGDSWNPQGPPTGAELTSVYFIDQNNGWVCGTAGAFFRTQDGGASWTSPPVPPGTTLGQHLRGVYFSDGLRGWCVATAGYIVHTQSGGTDPDWVTQPAGVLNVGVIDGIGIDGKRSFVFLGLPLHLLDAQNVGPSTAIPFLQHVLHDEFGE, encoded by the coding sequence ATGAAGAAGTTGCTACTGCTGATCGTCCTCGCGTTGCTTCTGGTATCAGGATGTGAGAAAGAGACCCCTTCGCAGGCGATCCCGAACAAGCCCCCCAAGACGTATCTCTGGCTCTTCCCGGACTCCACGATTGCGGAAGGCCACAGCAGCCAGCACATCAGGTGGTGGGGCAGCGACCCGGACGGTATCGTCAAGGGGTTCCTCTTCGCATCGGGCAGGCTCCCCGCGGCCGCGCAGTCCGTTCGGGACACCATCGCCTGGCACTGGACGGACGCCAACGATTCCGTCATCGCATTCCCCCTCCTCGTCCGCAGGGACACATTTCAGATCGCCGTCCGCGCGGTCGACAATACGCTCGGGCAGTCTCTTCCAAATAATGCCACGATCCGCTTTGTCCCCGCGGGCACCCCGGCCGCGTCGTACAGCGGGACTCCGTTCTGGGACCGGAATGACAACGGACGGTTCGATGCCGGCGATGTCGAGCTCCCTGCATTAATTGGCGCCGTCGATCCGGGCCGTGCGGGGATCGGGATTCCCGTCCTCAACCAGCCTCCCTCGCTCGTATACGCGCAAAACCCCAACGACCCGGGCTCCGTCATGCAGCAGCCGGAGACGACGTTTACCGCGGCGTCGTTCGCCTGGGTAGGGTCGGACCCCGACGGGGATCAGACGATCGCCAATTACGAGCTCGCGCTCAACGACCCCTCGGACTCCTCGCGCTGGATTTCCGTGCCCGGGAATGTCAGGCTCGTTTCGCTTGTCGTTCCGCGCGACAGGAGCGACGGGCTCTCGGGAGTCCAGGAAGTCACCGCGGACGTCTGGGGCGGAACCTTCGCAACGACGCGCAGGCTGCTCGGCACGATCGGCCACCTGAAGCTCGACACCCTGAATAAGTTCTTCGTCCGCGCCAGGGACGTCGCCGGCGATGTGAGCCCCAACGCCGTGATGCCCTCCGACTCAACCCGCCACTGGTTTGTCAAAAACCCCCGCGGCAGGTTGCTCATCGTCGACGACTATATCTCTCCCGACCGCGATTCGGCTCTGGCATTCTACCGGAGGATCCTGCCCCAGGTCGGGTATCCTGACTTCGAAGTTCTGAACATCGGCGCGGGGCTGACAGCCCAGCAGAAGACCGACTCCCACGTGGGCCGGCTCGTGCCCCCGTTCGTCGACCCGGCGTTCCTGAACACGCTCCACCTCTTCGACGTGGTGCTCTGGTACACCGACCCGGTGCCGAGCCTCGCCGTCGCGCAATACCCGTTGTTCGAGTATGTGCGCGACGCCTCGCACAGGGGGAAGGTCATCTTCAGCACCCTCTTCGCGACTGCGAGCGATCCGCGCGGGGCCATCACCGATTTCTCGCCGCTCGACAGCATCAGCTCGGTGAACCTGAACACGACCCGCCTGCTTCCCGCGCTGGGCGACACGCGCATCCCCGGGGGATATATGCTTTTCCCCGATTCTTCAAACCCGGCTGACATCTTTCCCCCTCTCCAGTTTAACATCAGGCTCCCGAGCAACGCCAACCATTCGGTGTTCATGCGGCCGATTTACAAGCGCGCCGACGCGCAATATATCTATCATATTCAGGCCGACTCCCGGGTCCCGCTGCGCTACGCATACTCTTCGACCCTGAGCGATCTGCTTTCGATTTCAGGGAGCGGCGGGGATCTCTGGGCTTGCGGGACGGAGGGGACGCTGTTGCATACGTCGGACCAGGGTGCGACCTGGAAACGCCAGACGGGCGGGGTCAACGATAACCTGAACGCCCTGCAATTCATCGACGCGAACAACGGGTGGGCGGCCGGCGACGGGGGTGCGATCCTCAGGACAAACGACGGCGGATCGACCTGGTCGAATATCTCGGTCGTCACGCTCGAAAACCTTCTCGGGATTTGGTTCACAGGCAACGACAACGGAGTAGTTGTGGGGACGAACGGTCTCCTGATCCGGACGACCGACAGGGGCAACTCCTGGTTTTCCTCAAATTCCCATACGGGCAAGATCCTGCATGCGGTCTCCTTCGCGAACCAGCAAACGGGAATCGCGGTGGGGGATAGCGGGACCGTCATCAAGACCACGAACGGCGGGGCATCCTGGCGGGTGATTCCGCCGGCGACTCCCGCCCGTTTGAATTCGGTACGGTTCAGCTCTCCCTCCACGGTCCTTGCCGCCGGCTCGAACGGGACCGTGATCGTCTCCACCGACGCGGGCGATTCGTGGAACCCCCAGGGTCCTCCGACGGGCGCCGAGTTGACATCCGTCTATTTCATCGATCAAAACAACGGATGGGTCTGCGGCACTGCGGGAGCGTTTTTCCGCACGCAGGACGGAGGAGCGTCCTGGACATCACCGCCGGTGCCTCCGGGCACGACGCTGGGTCAACACCTCAGGGGAGTCTATTTCAGCGACGGGCTCCGGGGCTGGTGCGTCGCGACGGCGGGGTATATCGTCCACACGCAGAGCGGCGGTACGGACCCGGACTGGGTCACGCAACCCGCCGGAGTCCTGAACGTCGGCGTTATCGACGGAATCGGGATCGACGGGAAGCGTAGTTTCGTCTTTCTCGGCCTGCCTCTTCACCTGCTGGATGCGCAGAACGTCGGCCCAAGCACCGCCATTCCATTTTTGCAGCACGTTCTTCATGACGAGTTTGGAGAATGA
- a CDS encoding TonB-dependent receptor, with amino-acid sequence MKLMMLALILFSAAGTARGQSSSKGSITGRVVDQKGGEALASVNISVKGTYYGAVSDLEGKFAIANIGPGSYTVDASLLGYKTVEYTDVKVEGGGKINLEIKMEETVLSIGQEVVIIGEKPLFNLEETQTSRSIKSEDIKASAVQSVQDIVSMQAGVVQADNEIHIRGGRTYENAYLLDGVSVQDPLGGTGFGLQLSPGSIQEVEVITGGYNAEYGQATSGIVNITTKEGTQNYTGSLGYKRDHFGFNRNSLSNSNTDIYELSLSGPEPLTTTILPALGVKVPGSVSFFGNFYTNLTDGYLRWTQTLENGKPTGYRVAVPNQLRSSLFPGNTFLMPRGSNNWSWLAKMTWKPVSTLKLAYSYSTSISIDQDSKTFQATLEHIEPLPGYQYEFQNILDSANTFTQRNIQHSFTLTHTLSPKTFYELRFSRYSAHVRGDANGLYFDQYREPKDIVTLPIAYYNQNRDTIGVIPGDGFYDIGNAARWRDHSLVEYTWKGDLTNNFTEKHKFKGGAELRFQNIQMVDIVDPWFKPLGLNNDIYTVNPALGAFYAQDNLSLKGMIINFGLRFDYWFPGKFVDETVGLPSSQTNISDAIRTAYLDDTFDLFGRRWKGRLSPRLGISHPVSDNQTLFFSYGHFSKLPRPQFVYAKLAATSATSSFQTIGNPDLNPETTVSYELGLRNQLSGSDVLTVTAYYKDIFDYITARTVQVQSSRFSGGSYTTYVNLDYSRIRGVEVEYKTRIGSWFRGTASGSYSIATGKSSQADDALFNLQQGLEENIREVPAVFDRPLQFGVNLNFTSRKNSPLFGFGRGFLDDYNAFVRLFYESGKRYTRQILFGYDASTGRPEYIPDYKNPYAQVAAPWFYIDFNLEKYFDIGVGKLTFSLEVQNLLDRKNSEIINPVTGKAYEYGDPTQYPSPQVNDPLYPDLTPPVSPFPYNPARYLNPRTYRLGLAFSF; translated from the coding sequence ATGAAACTGATGATGCTTGCGTTGATCCTGTTCTCCGCCGCGGGGACCGCCCGGGGGCAGAGTTCGTCGAAGGGCTCAATCACCGGCAGGGTCGTCGACCAGAAGGGGGGAGAGGCCCTGGCGAGCGTGAACATCTCCGTGAAAGGGACCTACTACGGCGCGGTGAGCGACCTCGAGGGAAAATTCGCCATCGCGAACATCGGTCCCGGATCCTACACCGTTGACGCCTCACTCCTCGGGTATAAGACGGTGGAATATACGGATGTAAAGGTCGAGGGTGGCGGAAAGATCAACCTCGAAATCAAGATGGAAGAAACGGTGCTCAGCATCGGGCAGGAGGTTGTCATTATCGGAGAGAAACCGCTCTTCAACCTCGAAGAAACGCAGACATCCCGCTCGATCAAGAGCGAGGATATCAAGGCCTCGGCGGTGCAAAGCGTCCAGGATATCGTCTCGATGCAGGCCGGAGTCGTGCAGGCGGACAACGAGATTCACATCCGCGGCGGGAGGACTTATGAGAACGCGTACCTGCTCGACGGCGTTTCCGTCCAGGATCCCCTCGGCGGCACCGGTTTCGGATTGCAGCTCAGCCCCGGGTCGATCCAGGAAGTCGAAGTGATCACCGGGGGATACAACGCGGAGTACGGGCAGGCCACATCCGGGATCGTGAACATCACCACCAAGGAGGGGACGCAGAATTACACGGGGTCCCTGGGGTACAAACGCGATCATTTCGGGTTTAACCGGAATTCCCTTTCGAACTCAAACACGGACATTTACGAGCTGAGCCTCAGCGGCCCGGAGCCCCTGACGACGACCATCCTCCCGGCGCTCGGCGTGAAGGTGCCCGGGAGCGTCAGTTTCTTCGGGAATTTCTATACGAATCTCACCGACGGCTACCTGCGCTGGACGCAAACGCTGGAAAACGGAAAGCCGACGGGCTACCGTGTGGCCGTCCCGAACCAGCTCCGGTCGTCCCTCTTTCCCGGCAACACGTTCCTGATGCCGCGGGGGAGCAACAACTGGTCGTGGCTCGCAAAGATGACGTGGAAACCCGTTTCGACGTTGAAGCTCGCCTACAGCTATTCGACATCTATCTCGATCGACCAGGATTCGAAGACGTTCCAGGCGACCCTGGAGCACATCGAGCCGCTGCCCGGCTATCAGTATGAGTTCCAGAATATCCTCGACAGCGCCAACACCTTCACGCAACGGAATATACAGCATTCCTTCACCCTGACGCACACGTTGAGCCCCAAGACATTCTATGAGCTGCGCTTCAGCCGTTACAGTGCGCACGTGCGCGGGGACGCCAACGGCCTCTACTTCGACCAGTACCGCGAACCGAAGGACATCGTGACGCTCCCGATCGCGTATTACAATCAGAATCGGGATACGATCGGCGTGATCCCGGGCGACGGCTTTTACGATATCGGAAACGCCGCACGCTGGAGGGACCATTCCCTCGTCGAATACACGTGGAAGGGGGATCTCACCAACAATTTTACGGAGAAGCACAAATTCAAAGGGGGCGCCGAGCTGCGCTTCCAGAATATCCAGATGGTCGATATCGTGGACCCCTGGTTCAAGCCGCTCGGCTTGAATAACGATATTTATACGGTGAATCCCGCGTTGGGCGCCTTCTACGCGCAGGACAACCTCTCCCTGAAGGGGATGATCATTAACTTCGGCCTCCGGTTCGATTACTGGTTCCCGGGGAAATTTGTGGACGAAACCGTCGGGCTTCCGTCGTCCCAGACGAATATCTCGGACGCGATACGGACCGCCTATCTCGACGACACCTTCGACCTCTTCGGGCGCCGCTGGAAGGGCCGGCTGAGTCCCCGCCTCGGAATTTCCCACCCGGTGTCGGATAACCAGACTCTCTTCTTTTCGTACGGCCACTTTTCAAAGCTTCCCCGGCCGCAATTCGTGTATGCCAAGCTCGCGGCGACGAGCGCAACCTCATCGTTTCAAACGATCGGGAACCCCGACCTGAACCCGGAAACGACGGTTTCCTACGAGCTCGGATTGCGCAACCAGTTAAGCGGAAGCGACGTCCTGACGGTCACGGCGTACTACAAGGATATTTTCGATTACATCACGGCCCGGACCGTCCAGGTGCAATCGTCCCGCTTCTCGGGCGGATCCTATACCACCTACGTGAATCTGGACTACAGCCGCATCCGCGGCGTGGAAGTGGAGTACAAGACCAGGATCGGAAGCTGGTTCAGGGGCACGGCGTCCGGTTCGTATTCGATCGCGACGGGAAAGAGCTCGCAGGCAGACGATGCGCTCTTCAACCTCCAGCAGGGACTCGAAGAAAATATCAGGGAGGTTCCGGCTGTGTTCGACCGGCCGCTCCAGTTCGGCGTCAACCTGAACTTCACCTCCCGGAAGAACTCCCCCCTGTTCGGATTCGGCAGGGGATTCCTCGATGATTATAACGCCTTTGTCCGCCTCTTCTACGAATCGGGGAAGCGCTACACCCGCCAGATTCTCTTCGGGTACGATGCGTCAACGGGGCGTCCCGAGTACATTCCCGATTACAAGAACCCGTATGCGCAGGTGGCGGCGCCCTGGTTCTACATCGACTTCAACCTCGAAAAGTATTTCGACATCGGAGTGGGGAAACTTACCTTCTCGCTGGAGGTCCAGAATCTGCTCGACCGGAAAAATTCCGAAATCATCAATCCGGTTACGGGAAAGGCGTACGAGTACGGCGACCCGACCCAGTACCCGTCGCCGCAGGTCAACGATCCCCTCTATCCCGACCTGACGCCTCCGGTCTCTCCGTTCCCGTACAATCCGGCGCGTTACCTGAACCCTCGGACGTACCGCCTTGGCCTTGCGTTTTCATTCTAA
- a CDS encoding PorV/PorQ family protein — protein MNGRTYIRTLFIAALVLSAQELTRAQLIPNLGGQRAGISAFQFLKIGAGARGTALGETFVAIANDASAMYWNPAGLTQFEGNQAIAAHTWYVVDLKHEFFAGAYHLSGSDALGFSVISLHTADMPVTTETQPFGTGDYFSYGDVALGLTYAKKMTDQFSFGLTVRYVQETLDILKMRGIVADLGTYYWTGIGSSRFAVVVSNFGADVAPSGEVTEYSGEKVSSFQSFSPPTQFKIGFAMEALQTENSHVTTSLELNHPNDNAENVHLGIEYQWEQWLWLRTGVKRTIGEPLFGRDNSSSNDVTFGLGIATMVSANRVNVDYAFANYNTLGGVHRVSVGFSF, from the coding sequence TTGAACGGTAGAACTTACATTCGAACGCTCTTCATCGCGGCCCTGGTCCTCTCGGCACAGGAGCTCACGCGGGCCCAGCTGATTCCCAATCTCGGCGGACAACGGGCAGGCATCTCGGCCTTTCAGTTCCTGAAGATCGGCGCTGGCGCGAGGGGCACCGCCCTGGGGGAAACTTTTGTGGCGATTGCGAATGACGCTTCGGCGATGTACTGGAACCCCGCGGGGCTGACACAGTTCGAGGGGAACCAGGCGATCGCCGCGCACACGTGGTATGTGGTCGACCTGAAGCACGAGTTTTTTGCCGGCGCGTACCACCTTTCGGGAAGCGACGCGCTCGGGTTTTCGGTCATATCGCTCCACACGGCGGACATGCCGGTCACGACGGAGACCCAGCCCTTCGGAACGGGCGACTATTTTTCGTACGGCGACGTTGCCCTGGGCCTGACCTACGCAAAAAAGATGACCGATCAGTTCAGCTTCGGCCTCACCGTCCGGTATGTCCAGGAGACGCTCGATATTCTGAAGATGCGGGGAATCGTCGCAGATCTCGGCACCTACTACTGGACCGGCATCGGCTCCTCCCGGTTTGCGGTTGTGGTCTCGAATTTCGGCGCCGATGTGGCGCCGAGCGGAGAGGTGACGGAGTACAGCGGGGAGAAGGTCAGCTCGTTCCAGTCATTCTCTCCGCCGACGCAGTTCAAGATCGGGTTTGCCATGGAGGCCCTCCAGACGGAGAACTCCCACGTCACCACGTCCCTGGAGCTGAATCATCCGAACGACAATGCCGAAAACGTGCATCTAGGGATCGAGTACCAATGGGAACAATGGCTCTGGTTGCGGACGGGCGTGAAGCGCACGATCGGCGAACCCCTGTTCGGCAGGGACAATTCGAGCTCGAACGACGTGACGTTCGGCCTGGGAATCGCAACCATGGTGTCTGCAAACCGGGTCAACGTCGATTATGCGTTTGCCAACTATAACACTCTTGGAGGAGTTCACCGTGTCTCAGTCGGTTTTTCCTTCTAG